A region of the Candidatus Desulfatibia profunda genome:
AATGGAGAGAGGGATGGAGGGAAAAAGTAATAAAAAAAATAAAATCACGGCCCAGGCACAATGCCTTGAAATAGATGGACTAAATCGCTTTTTCAACATTATTGTGTTCCTTCGAGATCGTAAAACCCTTTTGTTTACGATCAATTAGGGTGAAAGTCCTTCCATTCGGGGTTATGAACAGTTTCGATGTAATATATAACAACGCCTAAAAATGGCAAGGCTGCCAGGGAAATTTATTGGCTAAAAATTAAAAAGCCTTCTGTGTACCCGATCAAAAGCATTTTCCCGGATATTTCATGAAAAAATTCGGCGTTTATCCGTTTATATAGGATAAATAACGAATCGAACTCATGAGATATCCGGTTAGGCACACAGAAGGCTTTTGTATGGCTGCTAAACAGATCGGTACAGGAATGCCAAATTTAAAAGCCTATCCTTAAAGGTATCATTGAACCAGCCTGCAGTCGCGCTCGCGGCAGCAGGCGCAAATCTATTTGTCGCCGTTAGCTACTTTTTAAAATAAAGGCCGCGTGATTTGGCAACAATCATGTCTCTTTTTGAAAGCTTGTAAAGCGCATTGCTGAGCTGTCTGGGATTAAGCCCGGTTTTTTCTTTCAGGGCAGCGATGTTAATGCCTTTACCGGCTTTCTTGATGGCGTCAAACACTGAGTCAAGAACAGCAACCTTTCCCGCAGGAGCGTTTTTCTTCGCCACAGTTTTTTTTGCAGAAGCTGCTGCCTTTTTGGCGGGAGCTGCTGCCTTTTTGGCGGGAACTGCTTTCGGAGGTTGAAGCTTATCTACCTGTTTGGTGATTTTATCTACTTGTTTGGATAGGGTCGCCAGTGACTTGGATACGATCTTTAATTGCTCCTTTAATTTCTGCATGTACATTTCCCTCCTTATCAGTTGATAGTATTCCCAACGACAATGATCTACTTTAAATACCATTTTATGAAAAGTCAACAAAATCTATAATTAAGGTAAAAAATTCTACAACGTATTGACAAAAACTCAAGCGTGTGAAAAAAGACTTTGTCTAGCGCGGATTTTTAAGTGCCATATTTCCAACGGAGAAGAGAACAAGAAACTTTTCTGCTTTCTTCATTAAGTCAATGTTGCATTTGATTTACTTTGGTAATGAAAAACAGCGATCGCATTTCTTATAACGAAGCACTGAACCCTTCCCAACTGAAAGCGGTCAATTTTGATGAAGGCCCGCTTCTGGTTATTGCCGGCGCCGGCAGCGGAAAAACCAGAACGCTTACTTACAGGGTTGCCCGACTCGTGGAAAAAGGCGTTGCGCCGAGTTCAATTCTACTTTTGACATTTACACGCAAAGCATCCCTTGAGATGTTGAAACGAGCGGCCCTGCTGCTGGACAACCGGTGTGAAAAGGTTGCAGGCGGAACATTTCACTCTTTTGCCAATGCCACCCTGCGAAAATACGCATCAAAATTGGGATTCAGGAGGGATTTTTCTATACTTGACCGTGTTGATTCGGAAGCTCTCATCAGTATGCTGCGAAAAGAAATAATTTCCGTCAGCGGACATCGTTCTTTTCCTAGAAAGCATTCCCTGGCGGCCATCTTCAGCCGGGCAGCAAATAAAGTCCTGACGGTTGCAGAAGTCATTTTAAATGACTATCCGCATTTTGCTTCCAATTTGGATGCTATTATTACACTCTACAATACATACAACCGGCATAAAGTCGAGAATTTTTTATGCGATTACGATGATCTTCTTGTGTACTTAAAAACCCTTCTGGAAGATCACCAGGACATCCGCGACCGGATTTCTTCTTTGTATCATTATATAATGGTTGATGAATACCAGGACACCAACCTGACCCAAGCCGAAATCATACGCCTGCTTGCCGGTAGGCGCCAGAACGTTATGGTTGTGGGTGACGATTCCCAGAGCATCTATGCTTTCAGGGGTGCAAATTTTAAAAATATCATGAAGTTTCCGGAAATATTCCCAGGTACCCGAATCATCAGGCTCGAAGAGAACTATCGAAGTGTTCAACCCATATTAAGCCTTGCCAATGTGATTATCGAGCGGGCAAAGGAAAAATATTCTAAAATTCTTTTTACGCGTCGGCCCGGTGGTCCTTTGCCGGTTCTTGTGAGAGCAGACACTGAAAACAGCCAGTCGCGGTTTGTGGTTGCAAAAATTCGCGAACTGAATCAAAGTGGCATACCCTTAAAACAAATTGCCGTGCTTTTCCGGGCCAATTTTCATTCCTTTGATCTTGAGATTGAACTCAACCGGGCTGCCATCCCTTTTGTCAAGGTGGGTGGTTTCAAATTCATCGAATCGGCACATATAAAAGATTTTCTGGCCCATTTAAGGGTGCTGTCCAATCCTTACGACAGCGTTTGTTGGCAGCGAATACTCCTGCTGTTGGACCGTATCGGTTCTAAAAATGCCCAGAAAATCTACGAAGCGATTTTGGCTGAAAAATCCGGATATGCAGGAATTTTCTCCGTCAAAACCAAAAAGGTTCAGAGCAGCGGCTTCAAAGGGCTCGCGGATCTTTTTGCACTTATCGATTCCACTCCCATGTCCGTAACTCAAGCCGGTGAAGCTGTTTTTAATTACTATGTGTCTATTTTGAAAGATAAATATGACGATCACCCCAAACGGACAAAGGATCTTGAGCAGCTTTTGAACATTATGGGACGATACCGCACCATCAGTGCGTTTTTAACCGATATGGCCCTTGAGCCGCCGAATACCAGCTTCGGCGCCTCCTTTGCAACCGATGATCCGGTTGACGACCGGCTAATCCTTTCCACCGTGCACTCGGCCAAAGGTCTAGAATGGCATACGGTTTTTATTATCTGGGCCCTGGAAGGGCGATTTCCCTCAATCCATGCGTTGCACAACGAAGAAGACCTGGAAGAGGAATTGAGGCTCATGTATGTCGCCGCAACGCGGGCCAAGGAAAATCTGTTTTTTACCTATCCAAGCCAAATCTACGACAGAGCCTCAGGGATGGTCCTGAACCGTCCTTCCCGTTTTATCGCCGATATTCCGGGCAACATCCTCAAAAAATATACAACAGAAGGATAATCAGGATGTCCATGATGGCATGCCTTTCACCAAACTGCTTAAACCCAAAGCGTTTTTTGGATTGATTTGACAGGTGGGCCATGATATTTTTCGCGTAAAATTCAGATAATACCTCAAACAAGTTCGGATTGCACACCCCGGAATAATAAATATAGTCTTCTCAAAAATTTTCATCAAAAATCCGGGTTAGGAGGATATATGATTGTTGGAATTCTCAAGGAGATAAAAACCGAAGAACACCGTGTTTGCATGATCCCGGCAGGCGTAGAGGTGATGAAACACCACGGGCATACCGTACTGGTTGAAAAAAGCGCCGGCATGGACAGCGGTTTCAAGGACAGCGACTATGTGAGTGCCGGGGCTGAAATAATAAAGACACCCGCAGAAATATACAACCGCGCCGGGATGATCATGCATGTCAAAGAACCGTTGCCGCCCGAGTATGACCTCATCCGCAAGGGCCAGATCATTTTCACCTTTCTGCACCTGGCCGCATCCGAGGAACTGACCAGGGTCCTGATAAAGCGCCGCAGCGTCAATATCGCCCATGAAACCATTCAAAAATCAGATGGGTCTTTGCCGCTGTTGACGCCGATGAGTGAAGTGGCCGGGCGCATGGCCATACAGCAGGGAGCCAAGTACCTTGAGATAGCCCACGGCGGCGAAGGCGTTCTGCTGGGCGGCGTGCCCGGGGTCAACTCCGGTACGGTCGTCATTATCGGCGGGGGGGTCGTTGGAACTCAGGCAGCCAAAACAGCCTGCGGCTTGGGCGCCAGGGTTTATGTGCTTGACACCAATCTGGAGCGCCTGCGCTATTTGAGCGATATCATGCCCAGGAACTGCTTTCCGCTGATGTCCACGCCGGCGACCATACGCGAGCTGATCCAAAAAGCCGATGTGATCGTAGGAGCTGTTCTCATTCCGGGGGCCAAGGCTCCCAGACTGATCACCCGCGCGATGCTGAAAAGCATGAAAAAGGGTGCTGTGATTGTGGATGTTGCCATCGATCAGGGCGGCTGCTTCGAAACCTCCAGGCCAACGACGCATAATGATCCGATTTATACGGTTGACGGGATCATACATTACTGTGTGGCCAACATGCCGGGCGGTGTTGCCAAGACATCCACCCTGGCTTTAACCAATGCAACGTTGCCGTACGCGGTTGAAATCGCCGATAAGGGCTGGAAAAGAGCATTTAAGGAAAACCCGGAAATCAAGCTTGGCGCCAATGTCGTTAACGGGAAAGTCACCTACAAGGGCGTTGCCGACGCTTTCGGCCTAAAATATGTTCCCATCGACAGCCTGTTGGAACGTTAAATGGATGATAATATTTCAGCCACAAAGGCACTAAGACACCAAGAATATAATAAATTTTATAGCCATTCATGGATTAATGGAATGTTGGAGTAATGGTATCGTATTCAAAATGCATTCCAACACTCCATTACTCCATCACTCCAACAGCAAGTGAATGGTTTACACCAATACTTCCTTTGTGCCTTTGTGTCTTAGTGGCTGAACCAATATGGGAGAGAAACTCTTGGATACTCCGCTAATCTGGGCAGAAGTTGATCTGGATGCCATCGCGCACAATGTACGCGCTTTGCGCCGAATCACCAATCCCGACGCCCGCCTGATGGCGGTTGTCAAGGCCAATGCCTATGGGCACGGGGCTCCGGAGGTTACCCGCCGGGCCTTGGAAAACGGCGCCGATGTCCTGGGGGTTGCCAGATTAAACGAGGGCATTGAACTCAGAAACGCAGGTTTTGACGCACCGATTCTGATTTTCGGCTACACGCCGCCTGTGCTTGCCAAAAAGCTGGTCGAGTTTGACCTGACCCAGACCGTCTGGTCATATCAAACCGCCGAAGCACTGTCGGCGGCGGTTCCCTTCGGCAAGCCGATCAACGTTCATCTGAAAGTCGACTCCGGCATGGGAAGGCTCGGCCTGCTGCCGGATTGCCGCCGGTTGCCGGCACTTGGCGCCGATTCCACGATGAACGCCCTCCGAGAGGTCGAATCGATTGCACGGCTTCCCGGCCTTCGGCTCGAAGGCGTGTACACGCACTTTGCCTCGGCCGACAGCGCCGACAAATCGTATGCCCTAAAGCAGTTTGAAATATTCGTTGAGTTTCTGGATGAACTTAGAAAAGCCGGTATCGATATTCCCGTTCGTCACGCCGCCAACAGCGCGGCGATGATCGACTTGCCTGAAACCCACCTGGATCTGGTGCGCCCCGGCATTTCGATTTACGGGCTTTACCCTTCTGATGAAGTGGACAAGCGCCGCATTCAGCTGAAACCCGCCATGACCCTGAAAGCCAGGGTGGTTCATTTAAAAAAGGTTCCCGCCGGTTTTAAAATCAGCTACGGCATGACCTATGAAACTCAAGCGCCAACCACCATCGCCTCGGTACCGGTCGGTTATGCCGACGGATTCAGCCGTCTTCTGTCGTCCCGGGGCCATATGCTGGTCGGCGGACGCCGGGTGCCCATCGTCGGGCGGGTGTGTATGGACCAGACCATGCTGGATGTAGGTCATGTGCCGAACGTGGAGCTTGAAGACGAGGTGGTCGTTTTCGGCCGCCAGGGTGATGCATTGATCTCTGTGGATGAAATCGCCGCATCGCTCAACACCATCAACTACGAGATCGTATCCGCTTTAACCGCCCGCATCCCTATCATTTACTTGTAGCAACCCGGACATTTTCATGGCCGATTTTTTTAAACCCATTCGACCTTAACCAACTTTTCGGCATTTTTGAATTTCGGA
Encoded here:
- a CDS encoding ATP-dependent helicase; its protein translation is MKNSDRISYNEALNPSQLKAVNFDEGPLLVIAGAGSGKTRTLTYRVARLVEKGVAPSSILLLTFTRKASLEMLKRAALLLDNRCEKVAGGTFHSFANATLRKYASKLGFRRDFSILDRVDSEALISMLRKEIISVSGHRSFPRKHSLAAIFSRAANKVLTVAEVILNDYPHFASNLDAIITLYNTYNRHKVENFLCDYDDLLVYLKTLLEDHQDIRDRISSLYHYIMVDEYQDTNLTQAEIIRLLAGRRQNVMVVGDDSQSIYAFRGANFKNIMKFPEIFPGTRIIRLEENYRSVQPILSLANVIIERAKEKYSKILFTRRPGGPLPVLVRADTENSQSRFVVAKIRELNQSGIPLKQIAVLFRANFHSFDLEIELNRAAIPFVKVGGFKFIESAHIKDFLAHLRVLSNPYDSVCWQRILLLLDRIGSKNAQKIYEAILAEKSGYAGIFSVKTKKVQSSGFKGLADLFALIDSTPMSVTQAGEAVFNYYVSILKDKYDDHPKRTKDLEQLLNIMGRYRTISAFLTDMALEPPNTSFGASFATDDPVDDRLILSTVHSAKGLEWHTVFIIWALEGRFPSIHALHNEEDLEEELRLMYVAATRAKENLFFTYPSQIYDRASGMVLNRPSRFIADIPGNILKKYTTEG
- the ald gene encoding alanine dehydrogenase, with amino-acid sequence MIVGILKEIKTEEHRVCMIPAGVEVMKHHGHTVLVEKSAGMDSGFKDSDYVSAGAEIIKTPAEIYNRAGMIMHVKEPLPPEYDLIRKGQIIFTFLHLAASEELTRVLIKRRSVNIAHETIQKSDGSLPLLTPMSEVAGRMAIQQGAKYLEIAHGGEGVLLGGVPGVNSGTVVIIGGGVVGTQAAKTACGLGARVYVLDTNLERLRYLSDIMPRNCFPLMSTPATIRELIQKADVIVGAVLIPGAKAPRLITRAMLKSMKKGAVIVDVAIDQGGCFETSRPTTHNDPIYTVDGIIHYCVANMPGGVAKTSTLALTNATLPYAVEIADKGWKRAFKENPEIKLGANVVNGKVTYKGVADAFGLKYVPIDSLLER
- the alr gene encoding alanine racemase — its product is MGEKLLDTPLIWAEVDLDAIAHNVRALRRITNPDARLMAVVKANAYGHGAPEVTRRALENGADVLGVARLNEGIELRNAGFDAPILIFGYTPPVLAKKLVEFDLTQTVWSYQTAEALSAAVPFGKPINVHLKVDSGMGRLGLLPDCRRLPALGADSTMNALREVESIARLPGLRLEGVYTHFASADSADKSYALKQFEIFVEFLDELRKAGIDIPVRHAANSAAMIDLPETHLDLVRPGISIYGLYPSDEVDKRRIQLKPAMTLKARVVHLKKVPAGFKISYGMTYETQAPTTIASVPVGYADGFSRLLSSRGHMLVGGRRVPIVGRVCMDQTMLDVGHVPNVELEDEVVVFGRQGDALISVDEIAASLNTINYEIVSALTARIPIIYL